One Panthera leo isolate Ple1 chromosome B1, P.leo_Ple1_pat1.1, whole genome shotgun sequence DNA window includes the following coding sequences:
- the NAA11 gene encoding N-alpha-acetyltransferase 11, giving the protein MNIRNARPDDLINMQHCNLLCLPENYQMKYYFYHGLSWPQLSYIAEDENGKIVGYVLAKMEEDPDDVPHGHITSLAVKRSHRRLGLAQKLMEQASWAMIENFSAKYVSLHVRKSNRAALHLYSNTLNFQVSEVEPKYYADGEDAYAMKRDLSHMANELRRQPELKGKGRYVVLGSKENQETQGSTLPSSEEDGEEEKIPAADDSSNDHKEPSESTESTDAQNSSEDSESTS; this is encoded by the coding sequence ATGAACATCCGCAATGCTCGGCCAGACGACCTGATTAACATGCAACACTGCAACCTTCTTTGCCTTCCCGAGAACTACCAGATGAAATACTATTTCTACCACGGCCTGTCCTGGCCCCAGCTTTCTTACATTGCTGAGGACGAGAACGGGAAGATTGTGGGCTATGTCCTGGCCAAAATGGAGGAGGACCCAGATGATGTCCCCCATGGACATATCACCTCACTGGCTGTGAAGCGATCGCACCGGCGCCTCGGCCTGGCCCAGAAGCTGATGGAGCAGGCCTCCTGGGCCATGATCGAGAACTTTAGCGCCAAGTACGTGTCCCTGCACGTCAGGAAGAGTAACCGAGCAGCCTTGCACCTCTATTCTAACACCCTCAACTTCCAGGTTAGTGAGGTGGAACCCAAATACTATGCAGATGGGGAAGATGCTTATGCTATGAAGAGGGATCTCTCGCACATGGCCAATGAGCTGAGAAGGCAGCCAGAGCTGAAGGGGAAGGGCAGGTACGTGGTGCTGGGCTCCAAGGAAAACCAGGAAACCCAGGGAAGCACACTCCCTAGTTCTGAAGAGGATGGTGAGGAGGAGAAGATCCCGGCCGCTGATGATAGTAGCAATGACCACAAGGAACCTAGCGAGTCCACGGAGAGCACCGATGCCCAGAACAGCTCAGAAGATTCAGAGTCTACCTCCTAG